ACAGGACATCTTTGTTTGACTTTTTTTAGCCATTCTTTTAATATTTCTTCAGAAGCATTTGTTTCAAGAGAAAGAGAAACATTAATTTGAGTGAATCCTGTCCTATCTTCTGAAAGTTTTCCTAGAAATTTGTCAGGATTTAAATTTCCATCGATGTCGATTTTTAATTTTTTTAATTCAAAACCCATTTCTTTTGCAACTAAATGACCTACAACATTTAAACATCCTGCCAAAGCAGATAAGAGATATTCAACAGGATTAGCGCCTTCATCTTTTCCACCAAGACTTTCAGGTTCGTCAATTATCATTTTGAAATTCCTTGCGTTGATTAATGTTTTGGTAGGATTCTCACTTTCAGCTGAAATTTTAAACTTTAGAAACGCCATATTTTCACCTCCAAAATTAATTATAACGCCTTTCAAAATAAAAAAATAGAATATATGTTACAACCAATTGAAGAATTTATATAGCAAATGAAAGACTTCAAAGTATAGAATAAAGCAATAAGTATATGCAAAACACCTGGAAACGTGGTAACGTTAACAATATTGTATAGTACAATATCCCTTCTCGTAACTTGACTAAGGTGCTTAAACGTGGTAAATTAAATATCGCGTGATGAAGGAAGACCTGGATAAGGATAGAGGAGAAAGAGAGAAGGGTCATTGAAAAATGGATAGCAGTCCCAGAAGTAAGGAAAAAACAATCAGGATTAAAAATCCTTCGTGAGTTATTCATGGAGGGTTTGATCCTGGCTCAGGGTGAACGCTGGCGGCGTGCCTAACACATGCAAGTCGAGCGAAGCTGCTAGACAGATCCCTTCGGGGTGACGTCTAGTAGACTGAGCGGCGGACGGGTGAGTAACGCGTAGGTGACCTACCCCTCAGAGGGGGATAACTGGGGGAAACTCCAGCTAATACCCCATACGTTCCGTACTGTAAGTGGTACGGAAGAAAGGGAGCAACTGCTCCGCTGAGGGAGGGGCCTGCGTCCCATCAGGTAGTTGGTGAGGTAATGGCTCACCAAGCCTACGACGGGTAGCCGGTCTGAGAGGATGGCCGGCCACAAGGGCACTGAGACACGGGCCCTACTCCTACGGGAGGCAGCAGTGGGGGATTTTGGACAATGGGCGAAAGCCTGATCCAGCGACGCCGCGTGCGGGAAGAAGCCCTTCGGGGTGTAAACCGCTGTGGTGGGAGACGAATAAGCCGAGGAGTGGAAAGCCTCGGTGATGACGGTATCCCACTAGAAAGCCCCGGCTAACTACGTGCCAGCAGCCGCGGTAATACGTAGGGGGCAAGCGTTACCCGGATTTACTGGGCGTAAAGGGGGCGTAGGCGGCCGTGTAAGTCCGGTGTGAAATGCCACGGCTCAACCGTGGAACTGCGCTGGAAACTACACGGCTTGAGGACGGTAGAGGGAGACGGAACTGCTGGTGTAGGGGTGAAATCCGTAGATATCAGCAGGAACGCCGGTGGGGAAGCCGGTCTCCTGGGCCGTTCCTGACGCTGAGGCCCGAAAGCTAGGGGAGCAAACCGGATTAGATACCCGGGTAGTCCTAGCCGTAAACGATGCCCACTAGGTGTGGGGGAATAATTCCTCCGTGCTGTAGCTAACGCGTTAAGTGGGCCGCCTGGGGAGTATGCCCGCAAGGGTGAAACTCAAAGGAATTGACGGGACCCCGCACAAGCGGTGGAGCGTGTGGTTTAATTGGACGCTAAGCCAAGAACCTTACCAGGGCTTGACATGCTGGTGGTACTGACCCGAAAGGGGAGGGACCCGCGTCGTAAGACGTGGGAGCCAGCACAGGTGGTGCACGGTCGTCGTCAGCTCGTGCCGTGAGGTGTTGGGTTAAGTCCCGCAACGAGCGCAACCCCTGCCCTTAGTTGCCAGCGGTTCGGCCGGGCACTCTAAGGGGACT
This is a stretch of genomic DNA from Thermosipho atlanticus DSM 15807. It encodes these proteins:
- a CDS encoding OsmC family protein, whose product is MAFLKFKISAESENPTKTLINARNFKMIIDEPESLGGKDEGANPVEYLLSALAGCLNVVGHLVAKEMGFELKKLKIDIDGNLNPDKFLGKLSEDRTGFTQINVSLSLETNASEEILKEWLKKVKQRCPVSDNLSNPTPIKFSLSKF